The sequence below is a genomic window from bacterium 336/3.
GCAATAGTTTTATTTTGAGAAACTAATAATTTCCCAACTGACTGAGCCAAATCTTCTTCATCAAAACCATAGACATATTTATCTATAATAGGCAATACTTGGTTTGTCTGCTCATCTACTTCTTTCTGAATTAAACTTTTATCGTTTCCAAAACCTGTTAATCTCAAACGTACCATTCCAAAACTTGGTAAATAGGCTAAACGGATGTGTTCAGGCAAATTATCTTCCCATTTTTCTATTTCTTTAGCCAAATATGACTCTCCAATACCAACTGTTTTAATCATTTTATGGAAGATATAAGGCGTTTTAAAGAATTTTTGAAGATTCTCTATCACATAGCTTTCCATTAGAAATTGCATTTCGTGTGGTACACCAGGCATTGACACAAATATTTTGCCCGACTTCTCAAACCACATACCAGGAGCTGTTCCTTTTAAATTTGGGATATAAACAGCATTAGAGGGTAAATCAGCTTGTTGTCTGTTTACTTCAAGCATTTCTCTGCCTCTACTTTCAAAAAACTCAGTAACTGTTTTAAGGGCTTCTGAATTTCTGATAAGTTCTGTCCCAAAGAATTTACAGAGCGTTTTCTTGGTAATATCATCTTTAGTAGGTCCTAAACCACCAGTAATCAATACCACATCAGCTCTTTGCTGAGCTTCTTGTAAGCCTTCAAGTATATCTTGTTCCAAATCAGATACAACACTATGCCTGATTACTCTGATACCTATTTTATCCAACTCACTACTCATCCACTGGGCATTGGTATTGGTGATTTGCCCATATAGAATTTCATCACCTATATTTAAAATTTCTGCTTTTATCATACAAACTTATCTAATATTTTTCATTAGAAAACATTATTATTTTACATCATTAAGTTAGGAACTTCTACAGTAAAAGTAGAGCCTTTGTCTTTCTGAGATTCTACAAAAATTTCTCCTCCCAATTTTTCTACCACTTCTTTACATATAAATAAGCCTAGTCCTGAGCCATCACGAGCATTTGGGCTAGCTCTGAAGAACATTTCAAATATTTTATCTAAAAACTCTTCGTCTATTCCCTCTCCATTATCAATAACTTTAATAGTAGCTTTTGTTTCATCACTTTCTATTTCTATACGTACAAAAGCAGGATTAAATCGGTTTGTAACACTATACCGAATAGAATTACTGATAAGATTGCTCAATAATATCGATAGCCTTTCTTTATCAGAAACAAATTCTCCTTGTTGCTTCACAAAGGTCTCTTTTGTTATTTGTTCTGATTTAGGCGTATAATAATGTCCTTCTAAAACTTTATCCAATATCTCTTTGAAATTAATACTTTCTTTATGTACTAATCTTCTCAGATTACCAGAATAGTTTACAATATCATGAATAAAGCTATCTAAACGTTTAACAGTTTGTTCTTGAAGTTCTGTATATGTACGAATAAGGTTTACATCATTCTCCATCTTTACCAAATTTATCAAACCAAGTAAATTTGCAATGGGC
It includes:
- a CDS encoding damage-inducible protein CinA; this encodes MIKAEILNIGDEILYGQITNTNAQWMSSELDKIGIRVIRHSVVSDLEQDILEGLQEAQQRADVVLITGGLGPTKDDITKKTLCKFFGTELIRNSEALKTVTEFFESRGREMLEVNRQQADLPSNAVYIPNLKGTAPGMWFEKSGKIFVSMPGVPHEMQFLMESYVIENLQKFFKTPYIFHKMIKTVGIGESYLAKEIEKWEDNLPEHIRLAYLPSFGMVRLRLTGFGNDKSLIQKEVDEQTNQVLPIIDKYVYGFDEEDLAQSVGKLLVSQNKTIALAESCTGGFLAHCFTQHSGSSEYLKGSLVAYSNDIKINILGVKPETIEEYGAVSEQTVLQMAENVRKLFKTDVGIATSGIAGPLGATKDKPVGTIWVAYSDENETVAKLYQLGNDRMVNIQVTSNLLIDWVRRKQGGRAK